One window of Candidatus Zixiibacteriota bacterium genomic DNA carries:
- a CDS encoding glycosyltransferase family 4 protein — translation MQILAINWQDLSNPRAGGAEIHFHEIFRRIVQKGHNVTLLCSHYAGAKEYEEIDGIRIIRKGSWFVFNFSAFWEVRKILKREKWDLVIEDINKLPFYSHFWHNLPLLVIVHHFFDKAIFREVNPVFGTYVFLSERSVPWLYRNKRFLAVSESTKEELLKRGIPEERIKVIYCGIDHQLFKINPYLTKDPSPTVLYLGRLKKYKSVDLLIKALPLVLDKVPEARLVIVGEGDYKPELQNLARNLGLQDRIVFTGFVDSQIKVEWLHRAWVTVYPSIKEGWGLTNIEANACGTPAIASDVPGLRESVLPGKTGFLFRYGDEQDLADKIIRIITDNELRERFSREGILWANNFSWDKVASEVEALLQDVVENRSNSKP, via the coding sequence TTGCAAATACTCGCGATAAACTGGCAGGACCTTTCCAATCCCAGAGCAGGTGGGGCGGAGATTCATTTTCACGAGATCTTCAGGCGGATAGTGCAAAAGGGTCATAACGTAACTTTACTCTGCTCGCATTATGCCGGGGCAAAAGAATATGAGGAAATCGACGGGATAAGAATCATAAGAAAGGGCTCCTGGTTTGTCTTCAACTTCTCTGCTTTCTGGGAGGTAAGAAAAATATTAAAGCGGGAAAAGTGGGATTTGGTAATAGAGGACATAAATAAGCTCCCCTTTTATTCTCACTTCTGGCACAACCTTCCGCTTTTAGTCATCGTTCATCATTTCTTCGATAAAGCCATCTTCAGAGAGGTAAATCCGGTTTTTGGAACCTATGTTTTCCTTTCAGAAAGAAGCGTTCCATGGCTGTATAGAAACAAGAGATTCTTAGCCGTATCTGAAAGCACCAAAGAAGAGCTTTTGAAAAGAGGTATTCCGGAAGAAAGGATTAAGGTAATCTATTGCGGGATTGACCATCAACTGTTTAAAATCAATCCGTATCTAACAAAAGATCCTTCTCCAACTGTTCTTTACTTGGGCAGGCTGAAGAAGTATAAGAGCGTCGACCTTCTGATCAAGGCTCTACCATTGGTATTAGATAAGGTTCCAGAGGCAAGACTGGTGATTGTCGGGGAGGGCGATTACAAGCCTGAGCTTCAAAATCTGGCGCGGAATTTGGGATTGCAGGACAGAATCGTTTTCACCGGATTTGTCGATAGCCAGATCAAAGTAGAGTGGCTCCACCGTGCCTGGGTCACAGTCTACCCCTCTATAAAAGAGGGTTGGGGTCTGACTAATATAGAGGCAAACGCCTGCGGAACGCCAGCCATAGCCAGTGATGTGCCCGGTTTGAGAGAATCAGTACTTCCAGGAAAAACCGGATTCCTGTTCAGGTATGGAGATGAACAAGACCTGGCTGATAAAATCATCAGAATTATCACGGATAACGAACTGAGGGAGAGATTCTCCAGAGAGGGTATTCTCTGGGCAAATAATTTTAGCTGGGACAAAGTAGCTTCAGAGGTGGAAGCGCTGCTGCAGGACGTGGTCGAGAACCGTAGCAATTCCAAGCCGTAA